A single genomic interval of Mycolicibacterium sp. MU0053 harbors:
- a CDS encoding acyl-CoA dehydrogenase family protein, with product MPVDRLLPDQDARDLIALARDIADKALAPRVDECERAETYPEGVFATLGEAGLLSLPYPEEWGGGGQPYEVYLQALEEIAARWAAVAVAVSVHSLSCHPLLAFGTDKQQADWLPQMLSGTTIGAYSLSEPQAGSDAGALTCKAVAVDDGYRITGEKAWITHGGIADFYNLFARTGTGSQGISCFLVPADTAGLTFGKPEEKMGLHAVPTTAAHYDDAYLPAERRIGAEGQGLQIAFSALDSGRLGIAAVAVGLAQAALDEALAYSQQRSTFGRKIIDHQGLGFLLADMAAAVDSARATYLDAARRRDAGLAYSRHASVAKLVATDAAMKVTTDAVQVLGGVGYTRDYRVERYMREAKIMQIFEGTNQIQRLVISRDLAKQG from the coding sequence GTGCCCGTCGACCGACTTCTCCCCGATCAGGACGCACGCGACCTCATCGCGCTGGCCCGAGACATCGCGGACAAGGCCCTGGCCCCCCGCGTCGACGAGTGCGAACGTGCCGAGACCTACCCCGAGGGTGTTTTTGCGACGCTCGGCGAGGCCGGCCTGCTCAGCCTCCCCTACCCGGAGGAATGGGGTGGCGGCGGACAACCGTACGAGGTGTACCTGCAGGCGTTGGAGGAGATCGCCGCGCGCTGGGCGGCCGTAGCCGTCGCGGTCAGCGTGCACAGCCTGTCCTGCCATCCGCTGCTGGCGTTCGGTACCGACAAGCAGCAGGCCGATTGGCTCCCGCAGATGCTCAGCGGCACCACGATCGGCGCCTACAGCCTGTCCGAACCGCAGGCCGGCTCGGATGCGGGCGCACTGACCTGCAAGGCCGTCGCCGTCGACGACGGTTACCGCATCACCGGCGAGAAGGCCTGGATCACCCACGGCGGGATCGCCGATTTCTACAACCTCTTCGCCCGCACCGGCACCGGATCGCAAGGGATCTCGTGCTTCCTGGTGCCCGCCGACACGGCCGGGCTCACCTTCGGGAAACCCGAGGAGAAGATGGGTCTGCACGCGGTGCCGACGACGGCCGCGCACTACGACGACGCCTATCTGCCCGCCGAGCGCCGCATCGGCGCCGAGGGGCAGGGCCTGCAGATCGCGTTCAGCGCGCTGGATTCGGGCCGGTTGGGGATCGCCGCGGTCGCGGTGGGCCTGGCCCAGGCCGCGCTGGACGAGGCCCTGGCCTACAGTCAACAGCGAAGCACGTTCGGCCGCAAGATCATTGACCACCAGGGCCTCGGTTTCCTGCTGGCCGATATGGCCGCGGCCGTCGACTCGGCGCGCGCGACCTACCTGGACGCGGCCCGGCGTCGCGATGCGGGGCTGGCGTATTCACGCCACGCCTCGGTGGCCAAACTCGTGGCCACCGACGCCGCGATGAAGGTCACCACCGACGCGGTCCAGGTGCTCGGCGGCGTCGGGTACACCCGGGACTATCGCGTGGAGCGGTACATGCGGGAGGCCAAGATCATGCAGATCTTCGAGGGCACCAACCAGATTCAGCGCCTGGTCATCAGCCGCGATCTGGCCAAGCAGGGCTGA
- a CDS encoding ABC transporter permease, producing MAGVASSGRQRSKVAPYLMILPALAYLAVFFVIPFWSLFQTSLSTSGGSVYLPTLTFAWDFGNYVDAFTAYQDQILRSLGYALTATVVCLLISYPLAYVIAFKASRFKSLLLGLVILPFFVTFLIRTLAWKTILADDGFVVSALGAIGMLPDEGRLLSTSWAVIGGLIYNWVIFMILPLYVSLEKIDARLLEASRDLYSSSFRAFRKVILPLSMPGVIAGSMLVFIPAVGDFINADYLGSTQTTMIGNVIQKQFLVVKDYPAAAALSFMLMAVILAGVLSYTRALGTEDLV from the coding sequence ATGGCGGGGGTCGCCAGCAGCGGCCGACAACGCAGCAAGGTCGCGCCCTATCTGATGATCCTGCCGGCGCTGGCCTACCTGGCGGTGTTCTTCGTCATTCCGTTCTGGTCGTTGTTCCAGACCTCGCTGTCGACGTCGGGCGGGTCGGTGTACCTCCCGACGTTGACGTTCGCCTGGGACTTCGGCAACTACGTCGACGCCTTCACCGCCTACCAGGACCAGATCCTTCGGTCGCTGGGTTATGCGTTGACCGCAACCGTTGTGTGCCTGCTGATTTCGTATCCGCTGGCCTACGTCATCGCTTTCAAGGCCAGTCGGTTCAAGAGCCTGCTGCTGGGTTTGGTCATCCTGCCGTTCTTCGTCACGTTCCTGATCCGCACGCTGGCGTGGAAGACCATCCTGGCCGACGACGGGTTCGTGGTGAGTGCGCTGGGTGCCATCGGCATGCTGCCCGACGAGGGCCGGTTGCTATCCACCAGTTGGGCCGTGATCGGCGGATTGATCTACAACTGGGTGATCTTCATGATCCTGCCGCTGTATGTGAGCCTGGAGAAGATCGACGCCCGCCTGCTGGAGGCCTCCCGAGATCTGTATTCGTCGAGCTTCCGGGCGTTCCGGAAAGTGATTCTGCCGCTGTCGATGCCCGGTGTGATCGCCGGCAGCATGCTGGTTTTCATCCCGGCGGTGGGTGACTTCATCAACGCCGACTATCTGGGCAGCACCCAGACCACGATGATCGGAAACGTCATCCAGAAGCAATTCCTGGTGGTCAAGGACTATCCCGCTGCGGCGGCGCTGAGTTTCATGCTGATGGCGGTGATCCTGGCCGGCGTGCTGTCCTACACCAGGGCGCTGGGTACGGAGGACTTGGTATGA
- a CDS encoding polyamine ABC transporter substrate-binding protein, giving the protein MAHTSPDNRASRRRFLGGGAAAAAALVLGPSFLAACGSEDGSGSPASAPPDDGSPATGTLRISNWPYYMADGFVAAFQTASGLTVDYKEDFNDNEEWFAKYKEPLSRKQDIGADLVIPSEFMAARLMGLGWLNEISEDRVPNKKNLRTDLADAAIDPGRRFLAPYMSGMVGIAYNRAATGRPITTLDDLWDPAFKGQVSLLSDMQDGLGLVMLAQGSSLAEPTPESIQKAVDLIREHKDSGQIRRFTGNDYGDDLAAGNVVVAQAYSGDVVQLQADNPDLEFVVPDSGGTWFIDNQVIPYTTRNQKGAEAWIDYVYDRANYAKLVAATQFVPVLSEMTDELAKIDPAVAANPLVNPPQEVLAKLQSWPALTDEQTQQFNAAYAEVTGA; this is encoded by the coding sequence ATGGCCCACACCTCCCCTGACAACCGCGCCTCCCGGCGCCGCTTCCTCGGCGGTGGCGCCGCCGCGGCCGCCGCATTGGTGCTCGGCCCGTCGTTCCTGGCCGCCTGCGGCTCCGAGGACGGATCCGGCAGTCCCGCCAGCGCCCCGCCCGACGACGGATCCCCGGCGACCGGTACGTTGCGCATCTCCAACTGGCCCTACTACATGGCCGACGGCTTCGTGGCCGCGTTCCAGACGGCCAGCGGGCTGACCGTCGACTACAAGGAAGACTTCAACGACAACGAGGAATGGTTCGCCAAATACAAGGAACCGTTGTCGCGCAAGCAGGACATCGGTGCCGATCTGGTGATCCCCAGCGAGTTCATGGCCGCGCGGCTGATGGGACTCGGGTGGCTCAACGAGATCAGCGAGGACCGGGTCCCGAACAAGAAGAACCTGCGCACCGATCTCGCCGACGCCGCCATCGATCCCGGTCGCAGGTTCCTGGCGCCCTACATGTCCGGCATGGTGGGGATCGCTTACAACAGGGCGGCTACCGGGCGGCCGATCACCACGCTGGACGACCTGTGGGATCCCGCGTTCAAGGGCCAGGTCAGCCTGTTGTCGGACATGCAGGACGGGCTCGGGCTGGTGATGCTCGCGCAAGGCAGTTCGCTGGCCGAACCGACACCGGAGTCCATCCAGAAGGCCGTCGATCTGATCCGGGAGCACAAGGACAGCGGTCAGATCCGCCGGTTCACCGGCAACGACTACGGCGACGACTTGGCGGCCGGCAATGTCGTGGTGGCGCAGGCATATTCGGGTGATGTGGTGCAGTTGCAGGCCGACAACCCGGACCTGGAGTTCGTGGTGCCCGATTCCGGCGGAACCTGGTTCATCGACAACCAGGTGATCCCGTACACCACGCGGAACCAGAAGGGCGCGGAGGCCTGGATCGATTATGTCTACGACCGGGCGAACTACGCGAAATTGGTTGCGGCGACCCAGTTCGTGCCGGTGCTGTCCGAGATGACCGACGAGTTGGCCAAGATCGACCCCGCGGTGGCCGCCAACCCGCTGGTCAACCCGCCCCAAGAGGTGCTGGCCAAACTGCAGTCCTGGCCCGCGCTGACCGACGAGCAGACTCAGCAGTTCAACGCCGCCTACGCCGAAGTCACCGGGGCGTGA
- a CDS encoding acyl-CoA thioesterase domain-containing protein, which yields MKVSPAHFTATPEGFLPSQYAQGRWGPDQLNGPAIVGLAAHCLEHDHGSADFQPARLTVDLFKAARGRLTTVRTRLIRDGRRIRNAECDVVQDDVVVARATLVLYRRSAPPPGEQWSASIDFAFPQDLDSSQDPPHPHTGSAGGGWSRKISDHQNNTRTKFVDRSINVLSGQQNSPFVRAAVVAEATSLVTHLGTRGVGYINGDLTVALTRLPVEEWIGVQEDTHWAADGVSVGTATLFDSAGPFGSGMVTAIANPDAQLDFSAETFDGVSL from the coding sequence ATGAAGGTCAGCCCAGCTCACTTCACCGCCACGCCGGAGGGTTTCCTGCCGTCGCAATACGCTCAGGGCCGCTGGGGTCCGGACCAACTCAATGGTCCCGCCATCGTGGGTCTGGCCGCGCATTGCCTCGAGCACGACCACGGATCAGCCGACTTTCAGCCGGCCCGGTTGACCGTGGACCTGTTCAAGGCGGCGCGGGGTCGGCTGACCACGGTCCGCACCAGGCTGATCCGCGATGGTCGCCGCATCCGCAATGCGGAATGCGATGTGGTGCAGGATGACGTCGTCGTCGCCAGGGCGACCCTGGTGCTGTACCGCCGCTCGGCACCCCCGCCGGGCGAGCAGTGGTCGGCCAGTATCGATTTCGCCTTCCCGCAGGACCTGGACTCGAGTCAGGACCCGCCCCACCCGCACACCGGCAGCGCGGGCGGGGGGTGGTCACGCAAAATCAGCGACCACCAGAACAACACCCGTACGAAGTTCGTCGACAGGAGCATCAATGTGCTCAGCGGACAACAGAATTCCCCGTTCGTCCGGGCCGCGGTGGTTGCCGAGGCGACCAGCCTGGTCACCCACCTCGGCACCCGCGGCGTGGGCTACATCAACGGCGATCTCACGGTGGCGCTCACCCGACTGCCGGTCGAGGAATGGATCGGCGTGCAGGAAGACACGCACTGGGCCGCCGACGGGGTGTCGGTGGGCACCGCGACGTTGTTCGACAGCGCGGGCCCGTTCGGTTCCGGCATGGTGACCGCGATCGCCAACCCCGACGCCCAGCTCGATTTCAGCGCCGAGACCTTCGACGGCGTATCGCTCTGA
- a CDS encoding MFS transporter, producing the protein MLRPSSSGISPPARSTIADPAPFRYRWVPARGGRGGPEIIDLVPKTAERRKTGVLVVSLSVVALTVALLQTAVVPVLGVMAEQLQVSSVAISWAVTANLLAAAAATPLVGRFADLHNKKYVLLVVLLVVLVGSLLAATTSSLPLLIVARVLQGASFALYPICVAILRAELEPEQVVRALAVLSGMLGFGGGVGLVVTGLLMDGAVGYHRVFWLTTVFTVLVILLVVWVVPSRAGGRDGTVDWWGAIGLAVGLTAVLLAITQGNAWGWLTPPTLICAALGMLVLAGWWRWERGRRYPLVSTAMLTQRAMLLTNLATIFVGMGLYFSFLGLTLFVQIPREQAGFGFSASVLQSSVMFLLPGALTGFVTATSSGWIIHRFGPRPVLMVGALVGVIGFVALALAHSAPWQVIVAGAWTNAYISLAYGALPALVVSEADSGSTGVATSINAIARTVGGALAAAMVAVLLGRLSAETGLPTEGAFVVIFAVGAATAALAILLIAFSGTRPKPSESAAAETVESRAMNHEWG; encoded by the coding sequence ATGCTGCGCCCGTCATCCTCCGGGATCTCGCCACCGGCGCGCAGCACGATCGCCGACCCGGCGCCGTTTCGGTACCGCTGGGTACCCGCTCGCGGCGGCCGCGGCGGTCCCGAGATAATCGACCTCGTGCCCAAAACCGCCGAACGTCGCAAAACCGGCGTCCTGGTGGTCTCGCTGAGCGTGGTGGCACTGACGGTGGCCCTGTTACAGACCGCGGTGGTCCCGGTCCTGGGGGTCATGGCCGAGCAGCTGCAGGTGTCCTCGGTGGCGATCAGCTGGGCGGTGACGGCCAACCTGCTGGCCGCCGCGGCGGCGACCCCGTTGGTCGGGCGATTCGCCGACCTGCACAACAAGAAGTATGTGCTGCTGGTGGTGCTGCTGGTCGTCCTGGTGGGCTCGCTGCTGGCCGCGACGACCAGTTCACTGCCGTTGCTGATCGTGGCCCGCGTCCTGCAGGGTGCTTCGTTTGCGTTGTATCCGATCTGCGTGGCGATCCTGCGCGCGGAACTGGAGCCGGAGCAGGTGGTGCGGGCGCTGGCGGTGTTGTCCGGCATGCTCGGGTTCGGCGGCGGCGTCGGGCTGGTGGTGACCGGGCTGTTGATGGACGGCGCGGTCGGCTACCACCGGGTGTTCTGGCTGACCACGGTGTTCACCGTGTTGGTGATACTACTGGTGGTCTGGGTGGTGCCGTCGCGCGCGGGCGGTCGCGACGGCACCGTCGACTGGTGGGGCGCGATCGGCTTGGCAGTCGGTCTGACCGCGGTGTTGCTGGCGATCACGCAGGGCAACGCGTGGGGCTGGCTGACCCCGCCGACCCTGATCTGCGCGGCGCTCGGGATGCTGGTGTTGGCGGGTTGGTGGCGGTGGGAACGAGGCCGGCGCTATCCCCTGGTCTCGACCGCGATGTTGACTCAGCGCGCGATGCTGCTGACCAACCTGGCCACCATCTTCGTCGGCATGGGGCTGTACTTCAGCTTCCTGGGGTTGACGCTGTTCGTCCAGATCCCCCGCGAGCAGGCCGGGTTCGGCTTCTCGGCGTCGGTCCTGCAGTCCAGCGTGATGTTCCTGCTGCCGGGTGCGTTGACCGGGTTCGTGACGGCCACCAGCAGCGGCTGGATCATCCACCGGTTCGGCCCGCGCCCGGTGCTGATGGTCGGAGCCTTGGTCGGCGTCATCGGCTTTGTCGCGCTGGCGCTGGCCCATTCGGCACCATGGCAGGTGATCGTCGCCGGTGCCTGGACCAACGCCTACATCAGCCTGGCCTACGGGGCCCTGCCCGCGCTGGTGGTCAGCGAGGCCGACTCGGGCAGCACCGGGGTCGCCACGAGCATCAACGCCATCGCGCGCACCGTGGGCGGCGCACTAGCGGCGGCCATGGTCGCCGTCCTGCTGGGGCGCCTCTCGGCCGAGACCGGACTGCCCACTGAGGGCGCGTTCGTCGTCATCTTCGCGGTGGGGGCGGCCACCGCGGCGCTCGCGATCCTGCTCATCGCCTTCTCGGGGACACGTCCCAAGCCCAGCGAGTCGGCGGCGGCCGAGACGGTGGAATCGCGGGCGATGAACCACGAATGGGGCTGA
- a CDS encoding acyl-CoA thioesterase, with translation MVNPTQAASAMELKVRYVECDMQGRVFNAHYLTWVDMAHTEAIDELLGGYRQVVAAGVDLVVAAADLQFRSPARFDDRLTVHTTIHPPGNTSLRSDFTITRGEDLLAECRMIHVCVDATTYEKQPWPQWLRAKLPVAA, from the coding sequence ATGGTCAACCCCACCCAGGCCGCATCGGCCATGGAGCTGAAGGTGCGCTACGTCGAATGCGACATGCAGGGCCGGGTCTTCAACGCGCACTACCTGACCTGGGTCGACATGGCCCACACCGAGGCCATCGATGAACTCCTCGGCGGCTACCGGCAGGTGGTCGCCGCCGGCGTCGATCTGGTGGTGGCCGCCGCCGATCTGCAGTTTCGGTCCCCGGCCCGGTTCGACGATCGGCTGACGGTACACACCACCATCCACCCGCCCGGGAACACCTCGCTGCGCAGCGATTTCACCATCACCCGCGGCGAAGACCTGCTGGCCGAATGCCGGATGATCCACGTCTGTGTCGACGCCACCACCTACGAGAAGCAGCCCTGGCCGCAGTGGTTGCGGGCCAAATTACCCGTCGCCGCCTGA
- a CDS encoding ABC transporter ATP-binding protein, whose translation MVEIEHVVKRFDDYVAVEDADFSIGAGEFFSMLGPSGCGKTTTLRMIAGFETPTTGAIRLEGRDVSHMPPHKRNVNTVFQHYALFPHMTVWDNVAYGPRSQKVDKTKGKGEVQRRVDELLEVVRLTDFAQRKPGQLSGGQQQRVALARALVNYPSALLLDEPLGALDLKLRHVMQFELKRIQRELGITFVYVTHDQEEALTMSDRIAVMNAGRVEQIGTPTEIYDRPATVFVASFIGQANLWHGRQTGRLNRDFVEVEVLGTKLAATPGDTTIESGGHATLMVRPERVRVSMEPAGGELISVPATVTDLTFQGPVLRLSLAAADGSPIVAHVGTDQQLPMLRPGDRVYVAWAPAASLVLPAADIPTAEDLEEMLGDT comes from the coding sequence GTGGTCGAGATCGAGCATGTGGTCAAGCGTTTCGACGACTACGTGGCCGTCGAGGATGCCGACTTTTCGATCGGTGCCGGTGAATTCTTCTCGATGCTCGGGCCCTCGGGCTGCGGTAAGACCACCACGCTGCGGATGATCGCCGGGTTCGAGACGCCGACCACCGGCGCGATCCGCCTCGAAGGTCGCGACGTCTCGCACATGCCGCCGCACAAACGCAACGTCAACACCGTTTTCCAGCACTACGCGCTGTTCCCGCACATGACGGTGTGGGACAACGTCGCCTACGGCCCGCGCAGCCAGAAGGTGGACAAGACCAAGGGCAAGGGCGAAGTCCAGCGCCGGGTCGATGAACTGCTCGAGGTGGTACGCCTGACCGACTTCGCCCAGCGCAAACCCGGCCAGCTCTCCGGTGGCCAACAGCAGCGGGTGGCCCTGGCGCGCGCCCTGGTCAACTACCCCAGCGCGCTGCTGCTCGACGAACCGCTCGGGGCCCTGGACCTCAAACTGCGCCACGTCATGCAGTTCGAGCTCAAGCGCATCCAACGGGAACTCGGCATCACGTTCGTCTACGTGACCCACGATCAGGAGGAGGCGCTCACGATGAGCGACCGGATCGCGGTGATGAACGCCGGCCGGGTCGAACAGATCGGTACCCCCACCGAGATCTATGACCGGCCCGCCACCGTCTTCGTGGCGAGCTTCATCGGTCAGGCCAACTTGTGGCACGGTCGCCAAACCGGGCGGCTGAACCGCGACTTCGTCGAGGTCGAGGTGCTCGGCACCAAGCTCGCGGCGACTCCCGGGGACACCACGATCGAAAGCGGCGGCCACGCGACGTTGATGGTGCGCCCCGAACGGGTCCGGGTGTCGATGGAACCCGCAGGCGGCGAACTGATTTCGGTGCCGGCCACGGTGACCGACCTCACGTTCCAGGGACCCGTGCTGCGGCTGTCGCTCGCCGCGGCCGACGGGTCGCCGATCGTCGCCCACGTCGGGACCGACCAGCAGCTGCCGATGCTGCGCCCCGGGGACCGGGTGTACGTGGCCTGGGCTCCCGCCGCGTCGCTCGTGCTGCCGGCCGCCGACATCCCCACCGCCGAGGACCTCGAGGAAATGCTCGGCGACACCTGA
- a CDS encoding D-2-hydroxyacid dehydrogenase family protein has product MKVAILDDYQNVALRSADWAPVARRAEITVFNDHLADPDQVVARLAPFDVVFVMRERTSLPRDVLQRLPRLRMIASNGVANAAIDMAAAEQQGIEVSGSGGTAAGTVELTWALILAAARNLVAENASVRAGGWQRSVGHELSGRVLGVLGLGRIGSRVARIGAAFGMEVIAWSQNLSAEAADAAGARLVDRRSLFGDSDVLSIHLKLSDRSRALVGADELAQMKSTAWLVNTSRGPIVDEPALVAALRSGRLGGAALDVFDTEPLPADHPLRTLDNVLATPHIGYVTDRQYGIFFADAVAAISAWLDRNSGGDG; this is encoded by the coding sequence ATGAAAGTGGCGATCCTCGACGATTATCAGAACGTGGCACTGCGGTCGGCCGACTGGGCTCCGGTAGCACGGCGCGCCGAGATCACCGTCTTCAACGATCACCTCGCCGACCCCGATCAGGTGGTGGCGCGGTTGGCGCCGTTCGACGTGGTGTTCGTCATGCGGGAGCGCACCTCGCTGCCGCGCGATGTCCTGCAACGCCTGCCCCGGCTGCGGATGATCGCCTCCAACGGGGTGGCCAACGCCGCCATCGACATGGCCGCGGCCGAACAGCAGGGGATCGAGGTGAGCGGGTCCGGAGGCACCGCCGCCGGGACGGTCGAATTGACCTGGGCGCTGATCCTTGCCGCGGCCCGCAACCTGGTGGCCGAGAATGCATCGGTGCGCGCCGGCGGGTGGCAGCGGTCCGTGGGCCACGAACTGTCCGGACGGGTTCTGGGTGTGCTCGGATTGGGCCGGATCGGCAGCCGGGTCGCTCGTATCGGAGCGGCGTTCGGCATGGAAGTCATTGCCTGGAGCCAGAATCTGAGCGCCGAGGCCGCCGATGCGGCCGGTGCCCGCCTGGTCGATCGGCGGAGCCTGTTCGGCGATTCCGACGTGCTGAGCATCCACCTGAAGCTCAGCGACCGCTCGCGTGCCCTCGTCGGGGCCGACGAGCTCGCGCAGATGAAGTCGACGGCATGGCTGGTCAACACGTCTCGCGGACCGATCGTCGACGAGCCGGCGTTGGTGGCCGCGCTGCGGTCCGGACGGCTCGGCGGTGCGGCGTTGGACGTGTTCGACACCGAACCGCTTCCGGCGGATCACCCGCTGCGCACCCTGGACAATGTGTTGGCCACCCCGCACATCGGTTACGTCACCGACCGCCAGTACGGCATCTTCTTCGCCGACGCGGTGGCCGCCATCAGCGCCTGGCTGGATCGAAACTCAGGCGGCGACGGGTAA
- a CDS encoding TetR/AcrR family transcriptional regulator, with translation MQRSPTAEFGTARRGQLFDDLQALFLAEGFAHLTLDDIAGRLRCSKSTLYTLADSKDALVRAATVRFFRGATDAVEGRVAERTGARERITTYLSAVGRALDVASAQFLADLAAFPPAREVYETNTAIAARRVQELIAEGVAAGEFRDVHASFAGELTATMMVSIQQGRVRAATGLDDAAAYRELAALLTGGINA, from the coding sequence GTGCAACGCAGCCCCACCGCCGAGTTCGGCACCGCCCGCCGGGGTCAACTCTTCGACGACCTGCAGGCGTTGTTCCTGGCCGAAGGGTTCGCTCACCTGACCCTCGACGACATCGCGGGCCGTCTGCGTTGTTCCAAATCCACGCTGTACACCCTGGCCGACAGCAAGGACGCGCTGGTCCGCGCGGCGACGGTGCGCTTTTTCCGCGGCGCCACCGACGCGGTGGAAGGCCGGGTCGCCGAGCGCACGGGAGCGCGGGAGCGCATCACCACCTATTTGTCGGCGGTCGGCCGGGCGTTGGACGTGGCGTCCGCCCAGTTCCTGGCCGATCTCGCGGCGTTTCCGCCCGCGCGCGAGGTGTACGAGACCAACACCGCCATCGCGGCGCGGCGGGTCCAGGAACTGATCGCCGAGGGGGTCGCGGCCGGCGAGTTCCGCGACGTGCACGCGTCCTTCGCCGGCGAGTTGACGGCGACCATGATGGTCAGCATCCAGCAGGGGCGGGTGCGCGCGGCCACGGGTCTCGACGACGCGGCGGCCTACCGCGAGCTGGCGGCGCTTCTCACCGGGGGCATCAACGCCTGA
- a CDS encoding class I adenylate-forming enzyme family protein: MGTVQQATSDPQTFWGVVESAARRHPGRTVLVDDYGRSLDSRALHGAAVSTAAMLTTHGVGPGSVVSWQLPTSLETMVVMAALARLGAVQNPILPIWRERELRFATTQLNTEFLIIPGRWRDFDYRELAGAATADSAVSLIVVDHDAPAEPGALRLPTHAADIVAAPPRDPDEARWVYYSSGTTAEPKGIRHSDRSVIAGTAGVVAMVGAGSTDCYPIAFPISHIGGAAMLAAALLTGMRLVLFDHFDPRSTPEAIARHRPTLLGTATPFFVAYLDAQHRRGDSPMFPALRGCIGGGAPITSELGRQVRNTLAVPGIANSWGLTEFPVATSPALDAAAAVLDHTVGPPVPGVEVRVVDGELRLKGPQRFLGYVDESLDADAFDDEGWFRSGDLGRIDAAGNVVVTGRSKDAIIRNAENISALEVEGVLATHAGVRDVAVIGVPDGRTGERVCAVVVAEPGASISLQSLAMHCRRGGLSRHKTPERLEFVEGLPRNLTGKVLKTELRHRFG; encoded by the coding sequence ATGGGCACAGTGCAGCAGGCGACGTCGGACCCGCAGACCTTCTGGGGTGTGGTGGAAAGTGCCGCCCGGCGCCATCCGGGCCGCACCGTGCTGGTCGACGACTACGGGCGCAGCCTGGATTCGCGGGCTTTGCACGGCGCGGCCGTTTCGACCGCGGCGATGTTGACCACGCATGGCGTCGGTCCCGGCAGCGTCGTGTCCTGGCAGCTGCCCACCTCGCTCGAGACCATGGTCGTGATGGCGGCGCTGGCCCGGCTGGGCGCGGTCCAGAACCCCATCCTGCCGATCTGGCGGGAACGCGAACTCCGCTTCGCCACAACGCAACTCAACACTGAATTCTTGATCATCCCGGGCCGTTGGCGGGACTTCGACTACCGGGAACTGGCCGGGGCGGCAACCGCGGACTCCGCCGTCTCGCTCATCGTCGTCGACCACGACGCGCCGGCCGAACCCGGTGCGCTGCGGCTGCCCACGCATGCGGCCGACATCGTTGCGGCACCGCCGCGCGATCCCGACGAGGCACGCTGGGTGTACTACTCGTCGGGCACCACCGCGGAACCGAAGGGGATCCGGCACAGCGACCGGTCGGTGATCGCCGGAACCGCGGGGGTGGTGGCCATGGTCGGGGCGGGCAGCACCGACTGCTATCCGATAGCGTTCCCGATCTCGCACATCGGCGGTGCGGCGATGTTGGCGGCCGCGCTGCTGACCGGGATGCGGTTGGTGTTGTTCGACCATTTCGATCCGCGCTCGACGCCGGAGGCGATCGCGCGGCACCGACCCACGCTGCTCGGCACGGCCACGCCGTTCTTCGTCGCGTACCTCGATGCCCAACACCGCCGCGGCGACAGCCCAATGTTCCCGGCGCTGCGGGGCTGCATCGGGGGCGGCGCGCCGATCACCTCCGAATTGGGCCGACAAGTCCGAAACACGTTGGCGGTGCCGGGGATTGCCAACTCATGGGGACTCACCGAGTTTCCGGTGGCCACCTCACCGGCGCTCGATGCCGCCGCTGCCGTGCTGGACCACACGGTGGGGCCGCCGGTGCCCGGCGTGGAAGTCCGCGTGGTCGACGGTGAACTGCGCCTCAAGGGTCCGCAGCGTTTCCTGGGCTATGTCGACGAGTCGCTCGACGCCGATGCGTTCGATGATGAGGGCTGGTTTCGCAGCGGCGACCTGGGCCGCATCGACGCTGCGGGCAACGTCGTGGTGACGGGGCGCAGCAAGGATGCGATCATCCGCAACGCCGAGAACATCTCGGCACTGGAGGTGGAAGGCGTGCTGGCCACGCATGCCGGTGTGCGCGACGTCGCGGTGATCGGGGTGCCCGACGGCCGCACCGGCGAACGGGTATGCGCCGTCGTCGTCGCCGAACCCGGCGCCTCGATCTCGCTGCAGAGCCTCGCAATGCACTGCCGGCGCGGCGGCCTGAGCCGGCACAAGACCCCCGAACGTCTGGAGTTCGTCGAGGGGTTGCCGCGCAATCTCACCGGCAAAGTGCTCAAGACCGAGCTGCGACATCGGTTCGGTTGA